Below is a genomic region from Streptomyces sp. RPA4-2.
GTGACGATCGCGTCGACGGACGGGATCTCCGAGGAGCCCCACGGTGCGTCGACGACCGCCACGTCCGGCCCGTGCACCTGGTTCATCCAGACGACCAGGGCCGGGTCCAGCCCGAGGGACCGGGCTGCCAGTTCACGATTGGTCCGTACGTCGTCGGGGTCGTCGCCGACCGCTCCGCCGAGGTTGAGCTCCTCGTACGGAACGGCGCTCACCCCGCCCCACCGGTCGGTGAAGGCGAAGTGCGCGCCGCTCACGGTGCTCGTCTCGGAGCGCTGTCCTATCACTTGAGGAAGTCCGGCACGTCCAGCTCTTCGGCCGCGCTGTCCGAGTAGGTGCGGGACGGCGGGACCGGCGGGGCCACCTGGATCTCACTGACCGGCTCCGGAGCGGGCTCCGGTGCCTCCTTCGGCGTGACGCTGCCGAGCGAGCCGAAGGACGGACGGCTCTCGGGGGCCCGCACCGGCGCGGGCTCCTCGCGCTGCTTGGCCGCGGTGGAGCCGAGGACGTTGTCCCGCTTGGCCGGCGGCTGGCCGCCGTCGAAGCCGGCGGCGATGACGGTGACCCGCACCTCGTCGCCGAGGGCGTCGTCGATGACCGCGCCGAAGATGATGTTGGCCTCGGGGTGCGCGGCCTCGCTGACCAGCTGGGCGGCTTCGTTGATCTCGAACAGGCCGAGGTCGGAGCCACCGGAGATGGAGAGCAGGACGCCGCGGGCGCCGTCGATGGAGGCCTCCAGGAGCGGCGAGGAGATCGCCATCTCCGCGGCCGCCACCGCACGGTCGTCGCCGCGGGCCGAGCCGATGCCCATGAGCGCGGAACCCGCCTCGGACATCACGGACTTGACGTCGGCGAAGTCGAGGTTGATCAGACCGGGCGTGGTGATGAGGTCGGTGATGCCCT
It encodes:
- the ftsZ gene encoding cell division protein FtsZ, with product MAAPQNYLAVIKVIGVGGGGVNAINRMIEVGLKGVEFIAINTDAQALLMSDADVKLDVGRELTRGLGAGANPAVGRKAAEDHREEIEEVLKGADMVFVTAGEGGGTGTGGAPVVANIARSLGALTIGVVTRPFTFEGRRRANQAEDGIAELREEVDTLIVIPNDRLLSISDRQVSVLDAFKSADQVLLSGVQGITDLITTPGLINLDFADVKSVMSEAGSALMGIGSARGDDRAVAAAEMAISSPLLEASIDGARGVLLSISGGSDLGLFEINEAAQLVSEAAHPEANIIFGAVIDDALGDEVRVTVIAAGFDGGQPPAKRDNVLGSTAAKQREEPAPVRAPESRPSFGSLGSVTPKEAPEPAPEPVSEIQVAPPVPPSRTYSDSAAEELDVPDFLK